A segment of the Streptomyces sp. NBC_00376 genome:
CGATCCGTTGGCCGGTGATGTCGGTCTCCGGGAGCACCGGCTCGGCGGGCACAAGGTGCGGGTTGTCGGCGAGCGCGGCGAGGAACGCGCCGTCGATGTCGTCGGTGATGCCGGACAGGTCGTAGTGACGGCCCTCGGGGCAGACGAGGACCGGGCGCTCGTGGCCCGGCTCGCCGATGCGCATCAGTCGCATGTGGTGAAATCTCCTGAACGGTACGGGGGTTGGGGGCTCCGCGAGCTCTCAGTGCAGGCGGGTCAGGGCGTCGGCGGTGACGGTGTGGACCGGGGGTCGCCCGCCGAGCAGCCGCAGCACCTCGTCGACGGCGCTGGCGCCCAGGCGCTGCCGGCACTCGACGCTGCCCGCCGCCTGGTGCGGGGTGAGCAGCACGTTCGGCAGGGCACGGAACGGGTGGTCGGCGGGCAGCGGCTCGTCGTCGAAGACGTCGATCGCGGCGTCCAGCCGGCCCGTGGCCAGCTCGGCGAGGAGTGCGTCCTCGTCGACCAGCCATGACCTGGCGGTGTTCACCAGGCCCGCCCCGTCCGGCATCAGCGCCAGCTGTCCGGCGCCGATCATCCGGCGGGTCTCCTCGGTGACCGGTGCGTGCACGGCCACGATCCTGCTCTGCGGGAGCAGAGTTTCGAGAGGTACGCGCTCCACGCCGAGCTCCTCGGCGTCGGCGGCGGACAGGTACGGGTCGGTGACGCTCACCCGCGCCCCCATCGCCCGCACCAGGGCGATGTAGGCGCGCCCGGTGCGGGAGGCGCCGATCACGCCGATGCGGCTGCCGTGGATCTCGTGGCGCGGCGGGGCCTCGCTCGCCGCCGCCCACTTCAGCCCGCCGCGCAGGGCGTGGTCGAAGCGCTGGATGCGGTGGAGCAGCGAGAGTGTGAAGGCGAGGGCCACCTCGGCGACCGGGCGGGCCATCTCGTCACCGGCCTGGGTGACCAGGATGCCCCGCCGGAACACCTCCTCGGTGACATAGGGCGCGACCGCCGAGCCGGTGTGCGCCACCAGCTCCAGCCGGTCGGCCGATCCGAGGAGCCCGGCGTCCACCTTGGGCGCCCGCCACGAGGTGATCAGTGCACGGGCTCCGGGCAGCGCGGCCGCGACCGCCGCCCGGTCCCAGTGGTCGTCGATGACGGTGAGTTCGGCCGCCCGCTCCAGCTCCCGCCACACCTCGGCGGTGAAGAACTGGGCCCGCAGGCCCGGCGGTACGGCGACGACCACCCGGGAGCGGTCGGCAGGATCAGGAGAGCCAGGCATCGAGGTGCTCCGCAACGAAGGCGTCATCGGTCAGCCAAGGGTAGGCCGCGGCCACCCGGCTGATCTCCTCGGCCTGTCCGGGGGAGAGCGTCTCGGCCGGGTCCAGGCACCGGATGTTCGCCAGCAGGCCCTGGCGGCGCAGCACTTCGTGGACCCCGGCGATGCAGCCGCGGAACGCGCCGCGCACATCGAAGACCGCGCTGTTGGCGTCGGTCAGTTCGGGGCGCCGGGCCAGGCAGCGCACCATCGCCTCGTGGTCCCCGCCGCGCGCCCTGCGGACGTCGTCGAGGAGGGTCACCGCGGAGCCGGTCCACACGGCCCACTGGCCGAGGAGCCCGCCCGCGAACCAGCGCGGCCCGCCGCCCGCAGTCTCGTACGGGGTGAGCAGATCACCGATGATGTCGTCGTCGTTGCCGGTGTACAGCGCCACCTCGTCGGCCCGGTCGGCGGCGGCCACGGCCCGTACGACATCGGCGGTGCGGTAGCGGTCGAACGGGGCGATCTTCACCGCGGCCGTGTTGGGCAGATCGGTGAACGAGGACCAGAAGTGCGGCGAGAGGTAGCGTCCGCCGACCGCCTCCTGGAGGTAGAAGCCGATCACCGGCAGCACCTCGCCGACCGCCCGCGCCCGGTCCAGCAGGCCCTTCTCGTCCGCGCCGGGCACGGCCGGGCTGAGCAGCACCGCGTCGTAACCGAGCTCGGCGGCGGTCTCGGCCTCGGCGACGGCCTGCGCCGTGTAGCCGCAGGCACCGGCGACCTTGATGAACGGCCGGCCGGCCTCGGCGTCGATCGTCTCGGCGGCGAGCTCCAGGACCGGCCGGAACAGGCCGACCTCCGGTTCGCGGATCTCGAACTGGGTGGTGTGCACGGCGACGGCGACGCCGCCCGCGCCCGAGGCGAGGTAGTAGCGGGTCAGCGCACGCTGCCGGCGCTCGTCGAAGGAGCCGTCGTCGTGCAGGGCGAGCGGGTGCGCGGGGATCACCGCACCGTGGGCGAGCGCGTCCAGGGCAGGGGTCGGCGCGAGGGAGGGAGTGGACATGGAGTGGATCAGAACCTTCCGTCACGGACCTGGAACTTGGTGGGCTTGCCGGACAGCGGCAGCCCGCGGCGCAGCCAGTCGGCCTGCCACTCGACGAGGGTGCGCAGCGCGACGTCCGGGTACCCGAACAGCGCGTGGCAGCGGCTCGCGTCGGAGAGCAGCGCGGTGGGCGCCTCCTCGCCGGCGAAGACCGGCTCCTTGCCGAACTCCTCGCCGAACCACCGGGCGATGCGGCGCACCGAAGCGGTCTCGGGGCCGGTGAGGTTGAGGGTGAACGCCTCGCCGTCGGTGGCGTGCAGCAGCGAACGCAGCGCGACCTCGTTGGCGTACCCCTGCCACACCACATTGGCGTGACCGGTCGTCACATCGACGGGCTCCCCCGCCCGCACCCGGTAGGCGATGTCGGCGAGGACGCCGTAGCGCAGGTCGACCGCGTAGTTGAGGCGGATGTTGGCGACCCTGGTGCCACGGGTCAGCGCCGCGTGGCCGAAGATCCGCTCCCGGCCCAGGCACGACATGGCGTACTCGCCGACCGGGCCGACCGGGTCGCTCTCGGTGCAGCCGCCGGAGGAGACCGGCACCAGCGGGTACACGTTGCCGGTGGAGAACGCGGCGATCCGCGCCCCCGACCAGCGGCGCGCCACCCGGTCCGGCATCGCGGCGTTCACCGCCCAGGCGTGCGAAGGGGCCCCGGCGGAGCCGAACTTGGCGCCGACCATGAAGACGACGTTCCCGGCGTCCGGCAGTTCGGCCAGGTCGGCGGCCGGGTCCATCAGGTCGAAGGCCACGGTGGAGACCCCGGCGGCCTCCAGCTCGTCGGCGGCGGACCTGTCGGACCAGCGGGAGACCGCGTACACGGTCACGTCCTCGCGGCCCGCGGCGTCCAGCGCGCGGCGGGCCAGCCGGCACAGGCTGGGGCCCATCTTGCCGCCGGCGCCGAGCACCAGTAGATCGCCTTCGAGACGGCCGAGATCGGCGACGAGCGCGGGGGAGGGGGTGGCGAGCCGCTCTTCGAGCGCGGCCTCATCGGTGAACATTGGTTGCTATCCCTTGATTCCGGACGCGGTGACGCCCTCGGTGAAGTAGCGCTGGCCCACCATGTACGCGGCGAAGATGGGCACGAACGCGATGACGGAGCCGGAGAGCACCACATTGAGCGGCACGTTCTGCTGCTGGAGCGAGGCGATGCCGACGGTCAGGGTGCGCATGTCGGTGGACTGGCCGATGACCAGCGGCCACAGGAAGTCGTTCCAGTGCCACAGGAAGACGAAGACACCGAGGGTGGCCAGGATCGGCTTCAGCAGCGGCAGCACGATCCGGTAGAAGATCTGCCACTCGTTGCAGCCGTCCAGCCGGGCCGCCTCGAAGAGTTCGTCCGGCAGCCCCTGGATGAACTGCCGCATCAGGAACACCGCCTGGGCGTTGG
Coding sequences within it:
- a CDS encoding hydroxyacid dehydrogenase; the encoded protein is MPGSPDPADRSRVVVAVPPGLRAQFFTAEVWRELERAAELTVIDDHWDRAAVAAALPGARALITSWRAPKVDAGLLGSADRLELVAHTGSAVAPYVTEEVFRRGILVTQAGDEMARPVAEVALAFTLSLLHRIQRFDHALRGGLKWAAASEAPPRHEIHGSRIGVIGASRTGRAYIALVRAMGARVSVTDPYLSAADAEELGVERVPLETLLPQSRIVAVHAPVTEETRRMIGAGQLALMPDGAGLVNTARSWLVDEDALLAELATGRLDAAIDVFDDEPLPADHPFRALPNVLLTPHQAAGSVECRQRLGASAVDEVLRLLGGRPPVHTVTADALTRLH
- a CDS encoding dihydrodipicolinate synthase family protein, with the translated sequence MSTPSLAPTPALDALAHGAVIPAHPLALHDDGSFDERRQRALTRYYLASGAGGVAVAVHTTQFEIREPEVGLFRPVLELAAETIDAEAGRPFIKVAGACGYTAQAVAEAETAAELGYDAVLLSPAVPGADEKGLLDRARAVGEVLPVIGFYLQEAVGGRYLSPHFWSSFTDLPNTAAVKIAPFDRYRTADVVRAVAAADRADEVALYTGNDDDIIGDLLTPYETAGGGPRWFAGGLLGQWAVWTGSAVTLLDDVRRARGGDHEAMVRCLARRPELTDANSAVFDVRGAFRGCIAGVHEVLRRQGLLANIRCLDPAETLSPGQAEEISRVAAAYPWLTDDAFVAEHLDAWLS
- a CDS encoding NAD-dependent epimerase/dehydratase family protein, which produces MFTDEAALEERLATPSPALVADLGRLEGDLLVLGAGGKMGPSLCRLARRALDAAGREDVTVYAVSRWSDRSAADELEAAGVSTVAFDLMDPAADLAELPDAGNVVFMVGAKFGSAGAPSHAWAVNAAMPDRVARRWSGARIAAFSTGNVYPLVPVSSGGCTESDPVGPVGEYAMSCLGRERIFGHAALTRGTRVANIRLNYAVDLRYGVLADIAYRVRAGEPVDVTTGHANVVWQGYANEVALRSLLHATDGEAFTLNLTGPETASVRRIARWFGEEFGKEPVFAGEEAPTALLSDASRCHALFGYPDVALRTLVEWQADWLRRGLPLSGKPTKFQVRDGRF